The following nucleotide sequence is from Desulfallas thermosapovorans DSM 6562.
TAGGGAAATGTTTTCCGTTTTTAGACTGCCTATAAGGAATTGAAACCCATCATGGCTATGCTCCCCACCAAAAACTGATACTTCGTTTTTAGACTGCCTATAAGGAATTGAAACTAAGTTTCATACGCAGATACCTATTTACATAGCTACGTTTTTAGACCATGACTATTATTGATGTGTACGACCGCTGTATTGTCATTTGGTAGCGTCCGGTCAGAGATGATGATGTGGTCATTTCTTGTGAAAGTTACGGATAGTTACTTGAGAATCACATACAAAAAAAGAGCCCTTTTGGCAGGCTCTTTTGGGATTCCGGTGGGCATTTAAAACTTTCCACACCCGGCACTAGCTGTTACGGTACCAGTGATCACTGGCCGTTCGGTGTGGCGGGGGTTGGTTGTTCTTCGTCTTCTGCTTGTTTATCACCATTTTCTCGGGTTTGTTCGCGGTTAAATTCTTCTTCAGGGGTGGTTTCCCCGGCCGGAGCGGTGGGCCTGATTTCCCGGGCCGGTCTGGCCTGGTTGGCCGGTTCCCTGGTTGTTGGTGCAGGTGATGGTGTTGCAGCTGGGGCTGGAGCGGCCTGTTGTTTTTCCTCCACCGGTTCTTCCTTATCATCTCCGGTCTCTTCTTTTAGCTCAAAGCCGACACCGTTAATGGTCTTATCTGTTTTTTCCAATTTTATAGCTACTAATTTACGGTTGCCGTCTTTATCCTTGGCCGTATCATCATCCGTGTATTTAAGCTCGACATCAAGCCAGAGAAAATCTTGTATTGGAACCCTTTGGGTTACTTTATTTACTTTCAGGTTTTCCCCATCCTGGCCGGTATTTAGCAATATGTAGCTGTTATTATTGGCGTATGCCCAGGTAACCATGGGCCTGTCCTCGGTGGCGGAAGCCACTTTTTTGATGGATTCTGGTAACTCATCAATGTCCACCTGGCTGAATCCGATGTTGGATTCCTTGGGGATAAGCCTTTGCTCCGGGGGAGCTGGTTTTTGCTGGGCCTGGGCGCAGCCAAAAACAACCAGAGTTGACAAAGCCAAAACAAAAACGGTTAGTTTTTTCATACCTTGACCTCCCGATTTTTGTTTTATCTTTTGTCTAAAACCCCGGCTCTATACGTTTACTTATTATCTTTGGCCGTATATAAGAGTGTTAAGAAAATCAAATTCAGTGCGCACCTTTATTCTTTGGACTCACGTATTGCGTGTTTTACAGCCAATTTGACAACAAAGTATAGAACAACAGCAGGTATTAATAATTTAAGAAGAGCAAAAAAATACATTCCAATATCATCCATTTTATAACCCCCTCAAATACTAAAATCTCCAAGTATATTATAGGTGTTATCTGTCTTGAAAGTAAAACTTTCATTCCTTTGCTGGTGTCATTTTGACGGTTTAGATGTCAAGTACGGTTAATCTACGCTGTGATAAGAAATTTTAGTTTTATCATAGCATCACATCACCGCTTCGTGTTTTGAACGTTTTTTTATTTGTAAAAAATTGTTTTAGTTAATTAGTTTATTAGAATCGGCTGTTGGAACTAAACCCGGTGTGGATACGTCTTTATAATGATAGTCTATTACTACATAATTACTTGGCATGTTAAGAGAGGGTGATGTGCATTTCATTGTGCAGCCGGGGCGAAAAGCCCCCAAAGTAGGTTTGATGTAAATTTAAGTTATAAGTTTGGATAATCAAACGAAAGGAACGGGTAGTATGCGTAAAATCATTATCATGGTGGTGACAGTGGCTGCGTTGCTGCTGTCATGTAACGCCGCCTTTGCCCAGAGAGCGGAATTCAAACTGGGCAATGAAATGTTGATGACACCCAAGTACCACCACCTAATTGAGGGTAAAAGGGTGGGGCTGGTTACCAACCAGAGCGGTGTGAACAGCGAGGGTGTCAGCACCATTGATGTGCTGGCGGGAGACCCCACCATCCAGTTAACGGCATTGTTTGGCCCCGAGCATGGCATCGATGGCAAGGCCAAAGCCGGTGCCTATGTGGAATCATATACGCATCCCACACTGGGCATACCGGTTTACAGCCTGTACGGAGCCACCAGGGAACCCACCGCCGAGATGCTGAAAAACGTGGATGTACTGGTGTTTGATGTGCAGGATATCGGGGCCAGGTCCTATACCTACATGTCCACCCTTAACTACTGTATGAAGGCGGCGAAGAAAAACAACAAAACTGTGGTGGTGCTGGACCGCCCCAACCCGCTGGGTGGTGAGACAGTGGACGGTCCCGTGATGGAAGACCACTACATCACCTTTGTGGGTGTGGATAATTTACCCATGGCCCATGGTATGACAGCCGGGGAACTGGCCCGGTTCTTCAACCGAAAAATTGGAGTTGATCTGGAAGTGGTGCCCATGGAGGGTTATACCCGCTCCATGATCTACCAGGATACCGGTTTGAAATGGGTACAAACTTCGCCCAATATACCTGATTTGGATTCTGTATTTGGTTACATGGCCACCGGATTGGGGGAAGGAACGGGTATTGGCCAGGCCGATCAATTCAAGTGGATTGGCGGGAAAGGGCTGGATGCCCAAAAGTTTGCCGATTTACTAAATAACGCGGGCCTGCCCGGAGTGGTTTTTGAGCCTGAGCAAAAGGGCGAAAGAGGCGGTGTCCGGCTGAACATTACAGACTATCGCAATTTTAGGCCGGCTAAAACAGGTATTTACGCTTTAGCCATTGCCCACTCGTTGACTAACTTTACAGTGCCCAAAAGCGGTGACACCGTGGTTATGTTCGATAAGATTATGGGAACCGACAAGATTGGCCGTTACCTGGAGCAGGGCCTAACACCGCAGCAGATTGAAGCACAATATGAAAGTGCGTTGAAACAGTTTGAAGAAGAAAGAAAACAATATCTTATCTATGGAGACGAGCCCGGGCAGGGGACCGGCAATAATAATACCGGTCACAATAACGGCCCGGTAAATGCCGGCCAGGTCGTGCAGCCCATCAGTGTCATAGTGGAGGGCCATGCCATTGATTTCGATGCGGCCCCCTTTGTGGACACCAACAACCGTTTGATGGTACCGCTGCGGGCCATTGTCGAAGCACTGAACGCCACAGTGGACTATGACGAGGAAACAAAGGAAATTACCATCGTCAAACAGGGCCGGACCAACATATTTATGTTGAACAGCAACATGGTGCTGGTAGACGGGGAGCTTAAGAGTATGGATACCATGCCTGTGGTTAAAAACGGCCGCACCATGGTGCCGGTACGCTATGTGGGCGAATATTTCGGCGCATATGTTAACTGGGATCCCGCCTCTCGCATCGTTACGGTCGACTAACTGGTTTGCCCGGTTGTAACGCGCAATCATTGTTAAGTTAAAAAACTGGATAATATATCAATAGGCGTTGTAGAATCCGTGTTAAACGTGGATTTCTATAATGCCTTATTTTATGCTTCAAAAAAATTACGCTTGCCGTATTTACGGCAAGCGCCAAGGATTAAAGTACTGAAAAGCACCCGCAGAGGGAACGGAATGGGTGCTTCTCCGTCGTATATACGCCAAATAAATATTTGCATATTTTTAAAAACCAGTATAAATTGTACATGATAACATTTTTCAAACAGGGGGTTTTATTATGGAACACACCACTAATACCAAAGTTATTTTTGCTGACTCCATGGAAGAGGCCAAGGAAAAATACCTGGCATTGGGCCTTAAGACCGAGGATCCCCAAGCCGTTTTGGAATGCTATAAAGTTTCGGAACTTGACGATTTTGATATAAATGAAGATTTTAACTTTGTGGGTGAAATATCAGTATCACCGGAAGTTATGAATACAATCCGGCAGGATGCCGAAAGGGCGTACGTTTTATATTATATAGAGAATATCTAATACGATTGTGGCCATTTAGTGTCCGCATTCCTGGTGGTGCCGGGTGCTCCCAAGGTTGAAAGTAAAAAGACTTTCAACCTTGGGAGCACCCGGCACCAAAGCTTGCGGTACTGGCTAGAAGCTGTCATGCAAAAAATGTATGTAATATATGCGCTAACATTGGCCATAATACAGGTAGATTAATTTACAGGAGGAAAATATATTGCAAGGAACAGTAAAATGGTTTAATGACAGCAAAGGCTATGGATTTATCGAAGGTGAGAACGGCAAGGATGTTTTTGTACATTACTCGGCCATTCAAAGCAATGGTTTTAAATCCTTGAGTGAAGGCCAGCGGGTGGAGTTTGAAGTTACCGACGGACCCCGGGGCCAGCAAGCATCCAACGTGCAAGTACTCTAATCAAATGCAAGTACTCTAATCAAAACTGAAAAGAGAAACCCCGTGTGACCGGAGTTCCACGGGGTTTAATTTTTTTTGCGCAAAAAATTAGCCCAGTCACCGTCTTCTAAAACCACTGCGTTTTCCCTCAGCCAATCAGCTTTGGCCGGTGGCCACAAATACATATGGGCTTTTACGGTTTCACCTGTTTCGAGGTTGGTAACATCCCTGATTTCCCGTATCAAATCACTTTGGCTTTCGATACCGGTGAACTTGTGAATCTCATCAATCTCCGGCAGAATGACCAGTAAATCCGGTGATTCATAGATTACTCCCTTTACCTCTCCATCGCCATCCAAAACCACCGGGTATCCGTCCTCCGGGAGATAATACATAATTCCCCTAGCCTTGGCCGGGAAAGTTTTGGGGTTGCAGGCCTTTAAATAACGGTTGTAATTGGTCAGGCCCGGGAGCAGGGTGCCAAATACGAACAATCTATTCAAATACAATAACGCCACCACCTTTATTGGTTTGCAGTATTCTTTTCTGTCTTACCCGGGGATTTCCTTTTTATTGCATAAATTAATTTTAAAACAACTCCTTAGAGTTTGTTTAAAAAGCATGCTTGGTGCCAGGTGCTCCCAAGGTTGAAGGATTTTAATCTTGCAACCTAATATTCATCCCTATTCAGGGTGCAAACGTTATGAAAGAATTTCCTTCAGGCTTTCAACGCCCGGCACCCGCGTGAGCTCTGGCCGGCCAACGTCGAAATTATGAGTGGGGAAATCGCGCGAATATTTCGAACGGTCTCTGTTAATTACCGGGTTTGTGCACCGGCCGGTTTTCGGTATGCATATTACCCCGGGCCAGCGATGCGAAAATGCCGGCCAAGCAAGTGACGGCAAAAACAGTAAAGGCTATTTTGATACTTTTGGTCAACTGGTTTACGTCGGCCTGTTGAAGTTCCACATTGCCGACAAACATGGTAATGATTAATGTGGCCATAGCCATGCTGATGGCCTGCCCGGTGAGACGCATGGTACCCAGGGTGGATGAAGCAATGCCGTAAAATTTCTTTTCCACCGAACCCATGACGGCGTTACTGTTGGGTGAGGAGAACAGGGCAAATCCCACACCCAAAAGGGCTAAGTTCGCCAGCACCAACCAGATGGGAGTTTGCCTGGTTAGAAAAACAAAAATAAACAATCCTGTAGTGCACAGGGCCATGCCCCAGGAGGCCACCAGCCGTGGCTGTACCCGGTCGGACAGTTTACCGGCGAAGGGGGATAATACTGCCATGAGTACCGGCTGGGATAATAAAATAAA
It contains:
- a CDS encoding cold-shock protein encodes the protein MLQGTVKWFNDSKGYGFIEGENGKDVFVHYSAIQSNGFKSLSEGQRVEFEVTDGPRGQQASNVQVL
- a CDS encoding exo-beta-N-acetylmuramidase NamZ domain-containing protein, which produces MRKIIIMVVTVAALLLSCNAAFAQRAEFKLGNEMLMTPKYHHLIEGKRVGLVTNQSGVNSEGVSTIDVLAGDPTIQLTALFGPEHGIDGKAKAGAYVESYTHPTLGIPVYSLYGATREPTAEMLKNVDVLVFDVQDIGARSYTYMSTLNYCMKAAKKNNKTVVVLDRPNPLGGETVDGPVMEDHYITFVGVDNLPMAHGMTAGELARFFNRKIGVDLEVVPMEGYTRSMIYQDTGLKWVQTSPNIPDLDSVFGYMATGLGEGTGIGQADQFKWIGGKGLDAQKFADLLNNAGLPGVVFEPEQKGERGGVRLNITDYRNFRPAKTGIYALAIAHSLTNFTVPKSGDTVVMFDKIMGTDKIGRYLEQGLTPQQIEAQYESALKQFEEERKQYLIYGDEPGQGTGNNNTGHNNGPVNAGQVVQPISVIVEGHAIDFDAAPFVDTNNRLMVPLRAIVEALNATVDYDEETKEITIVKQGRTNIFMLNSNMVLVDGELKSMDTMPVVKNGRTMVPVRYVGEYFGAYVNWDPASRIVTVD
- a CDS encoding gamma-glutamylcyclotransferase family protein, with the translated sequence MALLYLNRLFVFGTLLPGLTNYNRYLKACNPKTFPAKARGIMYYLPEDGYPVVLDGDGEVKGVIYESPDLLVILPEIDEIHKFTGIESQSDLIREIRDVTNLETGETVKAHMYLWPPAKADWLRENAVVLEDGDWANFLRKKN